A single Molothrus aeneus isolate 106 chromosome 9, BPBGC_Maene_1.0, whole genome shotgun sequence DNA region contains:
- the RGS5 gene encoding regulator of G-protein signaling 5 translates to MCKGLAALPHTCLERAKEIKTKLGTLLQKPDSTIDFIIPYPEKPEKPPKAQKPSPEEALQWRDSLEKLLQNPYGFASFRSFLRSEFSEENAEFWVACEDYKKTKSPVKMAEKAKKIYEEFIQTEAPKEVNIDHFTKAVTMKNLVEPSPTSFDMAQKRIFALMEKDSLPRFLRSEFYHELIK, encoded by the exons ATGTGCAAAGGATTAGCAGCGCTGCCCCACACGTGCCTGGAGAG ggccaAGGAGATCAAGACGAAGCTGGGCACACTGCTCCAGAAGCCTGATTCAACCATTGACTTCATCATCCCCTACCCCGAGAAGCCAGAGAAGCCACCCAAGGCCCAGAA GCCCTCTCCAGAGGAGGCTCTGCAGTGGCGTGATTCCTTGGAGAAGCTCCTGCAAAACCCCT ATGGGTTTGCCAGCTTCCGCAGCTTCCTGCGCTCCGAGTTCAGCGAGGAGAATGCCGAGTTCTGGGTGGCCTGCGAGGACTACAAGAAAACCAAGTCCCCTGTGAAGATGGCAGAGAAGGCCAAAAAGATCTATGAGGAGTTCATCCAGACTGAGGCACCCAAAGAG GTGAACATCGACCACTTCACCAAGGCTGTGACCATGAAGAACCTGGTGGAGCCATCACCAACCAGCTTTGACATGGCCCAGAAGAGGATCTTTGCCCTGATGGAAAAAGACTCCCTGCCCAGATTTTTGCGGTCGGAGTTTTATCATGAATTAATCAAGTAG